From Echinicola jeungdonensis, the proteins below share one genomic window:
- the yidD gene encoding membrane protein insertion efficiency factor YidD, with product MNTILRKIAIFPVLVYQYLISPLFPGACRFSPTCSEYMKTAILKHGVFKGGWLGIKRIARCHPWGGHGHDPVP from the coding sequence TTGAATACAATTCTTAGAAAGATCGCCATTTTTCCAGTACTGGTTTATCAATACCTGATTTCCCCTTTATTTCCCGGGGCTTGTCGGTTCAGTCCAACATGTAGCGAATATATGAAAACCGCCATCCTCAAACATGGTGTTTTTAAAGGGGGATGGTTGGGGATCAAGCGAATTGCGCGCTGTCACCCCTGGGGTGGCCATGGTCATGACCCAGTCCCCTGA
- a CDS encoding prolipoprotein diacylglyceryl transferase: MIQSILDYVVWSPDPAVFPGFDRIRWYSLLFALGFIISQQIVIHIFKQEGHDEKLVDRLTIYMVLATIIGARLGHVLFYEPAKYLSDPIEILKVWEGGLASHGAAIAILVALWLYVKKTPTQRYLWVVDRIVIVVAMTGALIRFGNLMNSEIGGKPTGSDNGFVYARQTEEILMTLNAPVEEVFAYKPESRANELKGNGKVPVDIDIVINKGRYEESNLRSTLESDVKYVLTQFGSSKKYLAEDPSTPLDYELKDQGDAYLATIHTYGIAKHPTQIYESLSYLVIFIILYGIWNKYKANVPDGFLLGLFLIAVFGMRFIWEFFKENQVDFEENLALNMGQSLSIPLVIGGIFLVIRALKVGSSNVQGTGS, translated from the coding sequence ATGATCCAAAGCATTTTAGATTACGTGGTCTGGAGCCCTGATCCAGCAGTTTTTCCGGGCTTTGATAGAATCAGATGGTATAGTTTATTGTTTGCCCTTGGCTTTATCATTTCCCAACAAATTGTCATCCATATTTTTAAACAGGAAGGCCATGACGAAAAATTAGTAGACCGTTTGACCATTTACATGGTTCTGGCCACTATTATTGGTGCCAGACTCGGCCATGTTCTTTTTTATGAACCTGCCAAATACCTAAGTGATCCAATAGAAATTTTAAAGGTATGGGAAGGTGGATTGGCTAGCCATGGGGCTGCAATAGCCATTTTGGTTGCTCTCTGGCTTTATGTAAAAAAAACGCCCACTCAAAGGTACCTCTGGGTGGTAGACAGGATTGTCATTGTGGTAGCTATGACAGGTGCCTTGATCCGCTTTGGCAACTTAATGAATTCTGAAATTGGCGGAAAACCTACAGGTTCGGACAATGGTTTTGTCTATGCCCGTCAAACTGAAGAAATCCTTATGACCCTCAATGCTCCTGTTGAAGAAGTATTTGCCTATAAACCGGAAAGCAGGGCCAATGAATTAAAGGGAAATGGAAAAGTGCCTGTGGACATTGATATTGTCATCAATAAAGGAAGATATGAAGAGTCCAATTTGAGAAGCACCCTAGAATCCGATGTAAAATATGTATTGACCCAATTTGGGAGTTCCAAAAAATACCTGGCTGAAGATCCTTCCACACCATTGGATTATGAGCTAAAAGACCAGGGTGACGCTTATTTGGCAACTATCCACACTTATGGAATAGCCAAACATCCCACCCAAATATATGAGTCGCTTTCCTACCTTGTCATTTTCATTATCCTTTATGGGATATGGAACAAATACAAAGCAAATGTTCCAGACGGATTCCTTTTAGGATTGTTTTTGATTGCCGTATTTGGCATGCGTTTTATTTGGGAATTTTTCAAGGAAAACCAAGTGGACTTTGAGGAAAATCTGGCCCTCAACATGGGGCAAAGTTTAAGCATCCCTTTAGTTATTGGTGGAATATTTTTAGTTATCCGGGCATTAAAAGTGGGCTCAAGCAATGTTCAGGGGACTGGGTCATGA
- the nadE gene encoding NAD(+) synthase — protein MPNLKIGGATVNQTPLDWKGNLNNIINAIEEAKKQEIELLCFPELAITGYGSEDLFLSYWFPQKALRQLKELLPHCLGITVCVGLPVRIQDQLYNCMAIIEDGELNAFMAKQFLAIEGVHYECRWFTTWKANTLSKFDFFGKEVPFGDIVFEKKGFKYAFEICEDAWKGDKRPGFRLKDRGVNLIFNPSASHFAMGKSEHRENLVRESSIHLNSTYFYVNLLGNESGRMIFDGEVLVAEKGKILLKNDLLSFQSYLIFSYNLGENVEKLAEVSTEHDKKVEFTQAVSLALFDYLRKSRSHGFVLSLSGGADSSSLAVLVAEMVRRGIIELGVDTFLEKINLNFSPKTDNPEKEITGKLLTTAYQGSDNSSKETFESARMLAESVGAVFYDWKISEEVASYTQKIEKAIGRDLTWETDDVTLQNIQARARSPIIWMLANLNNALLLTTSNRSEGDVGYATMDGDTSGSISPIAAVDKFFILQWLQWAEKKLGYEGLRGVNSLQPTAELRPLEHHQTDEHDLMPYSVIVEIERLAIRDRRSPMDIFKILSEELSISPVQLKGYIRKFHQLWSRNQWKRERLAPSFHLDEFNVDPKTWYRFPILSGGFAEELEELDQLDVS, from the coding sequence ATGCCCAATTTGAAAATTGGTGGAGCCACCGTCAACCAAACCCCACTGGACTGGAAGGGAAACCTCAATAATATTATTAACGCTATTGAGGAAGCCAAAAAGCAGGAAATTGAACTTCTTTGCTTCCCTGAGCTGGCCATAACCGGATATGGAAGCGAAGACTTATTTTTGAGTTATTGGTTTCCCCAAAAGGCTTTAAGACAATTGAAGGAATTATTGCCACATTGTTTAGGTATTACTGTTTGTGTGGGGCTTCCAGTCAGAATTCAAGATCAACTTTACAATTGCATGGCCATCATTGAGGATGGCGAGTTAAATGCCTTTATGGCAAAGCAGTTTCTTGCAATTGAAGGGGTTCACTATGAATGCCGTTGGTTCACAACTTGGAAAGCCAATACCCTCAGTAAATTTGATTTTTTTGGCAAGGAGGTTCCTTTTGGAGACATCGTTTTTGAAAAAAAAGGTTTCAAATATGCATTTGAAATTTGTGAGGATGCTTGGAAAGGGGATAAAAGACCTGGTTTCCGTTTAAAAGACCGAGGTGTCAACCTGATTTTCAACCCAAGTGCCAGCCATTTTGCCATGGGAAAAAGTGAGCATAGGGAAAATTTAGTAAGGGAAAGCTCCATCCATTTGAATTCCACTTATTTTTATGTAAACCTTTTGGGTAATGAATCTGGCAGGATGATATTTGACGGGGAGGTTTTGGTAGCAGAAAAAGGAAAAATCCTTCTGAAAAATGACCTCCTTTCTTTTCAATCTTACCTTATTTTTTCCTACAACCTTGGGGAAAATGTTGAAAAATTGGCTGAAGTTTCTACAGAGCATGACAAAAAAGTAGAGTTTACTCAAGCAGTTTCCCTTGCCTTATTTGATTACCTGAGAAAAAGCAGGAGCCACGGGTTTGTGCTTTCATTAAGTGGTGGAGCAGACTCTTCCTCCTTAGCTGTTTTGGTGGCAGAGATGGTAAGAAGAGGTATAATTGAATTAGGAGTAGATACATTTCTGGAAAAAATCAATTTAAATTTTTCACCTAAAACTGATAATCCAGAAAAGGAAATCACTGGAAAACTATTGACTACTGCTTATCAAGGCTCCGATAATAGTTCAAAAGAGACCTTTGAAAGTGCCAGGATGCTGGCTGAAAGCGTAGGGGCCGTTTTTTATGACTGGAAAATTTCTGAAGAGGTTGCCTCCTATACCCAAAAGATAGAAAAAGCCATCGGCAGGGATTTGACCTGGGAAACTGATGATGTAACCCTCCAAAATATCCAGGCTAGGGCAAGATCGCCCATCATCTGGATGTTGGCCAACCTCAATAATGCACTCCTTCTGACTACCTCAAACCGTAGTGAGGGGGATGTAGGCTATGCCACCATGGATGGAGACACTAGTGGGAGTATCTCTCCTATCGCCGCAGTGGATAAGTTCTTTATCCTCCAATGGCTCCAATGGGCTGAAAAAAAATTAGGTTATGAAGGGCTTCGGGGGGTAAATTCTTTACAACCTACTGCTGAATTAAGACCTTTAGAACACCATCAAACGGATGAACATGACCTTATGCCCTATTCGGTGATAGTGGAAATAGAAAGGCTCGCCATTAGGGACAGGAGGTCTCCCATGGATATTTTTAAGATTCTTTCGGAAGAATTGTCCATTTCCCCCGTTCAATTAAAAGGTTATATCCGAAAATTCCACCAACTTTGGTCCAGAAACCAATGGAAGAGGGAACGACTTGCCCCTTCTTTTCATTTGGATGAATTTAATGTGGACCCCAAAACCTGGTACCGCTTTCCAATATTGTCTGGAGGTTTTGCCGAGGAATTGGAAGAATTAGATCAATTAGATGTTTCATAA
- the rnc gene encoding ribonuclease III — MKIFRKLRLQELLYNKKDKRLATAIKLMVGRKPLNLSLFKLAVKHSSAAEETKHGIKVSNERLEYLGDAVLGTIVAEHLFIKFPYRDEGFLTETRSRIVNRESLNQVGKKIGLEKIVESDLTEKGFFTHKSIYGDTLEALVGAVYLDRGYYFCRKFVLSRIISPHFDLDNIINTTINFKSKIIEWSQKENREVDFLLKSITGSQRFKEFTVELKIDQEFFTEGKGPTKKKAEQEAAKNACEKLKLAI; from the coding sequence TTGAAAATATTTCGTAAACTCAGATTACAAGAACTACTTTATAATAAAAAAGATAAAAGGCTTGCAACTGCCATAAAATTAATGGTGGGCCGCAAGCCTTTAAATTTATCTCTGTTCAAGCTGGCCGTCAAACACTCCTCGGCAGCAGAAGAAACCAAACATGGCATCAAAGTATCAAATGAAAGGTTGGAATACCTTGGGGATGCCGTCCTGGGTACCATTGTAGCAGAACATCTATTTATCAAATTCCCTTACCGTGACGAAGGGTTCCTAACAGAAACCCGATCCAGAATTGTTAACAGGGAATCCCTTAATCAGGTTGGTAAAAAAATCGGATTGGAAAAAATTGTTGAATCTGATCTAACAGAAAAAGGATTTTTTACTCATAAATCAATTTATGGGGATACTTTAGAAGCTTTGGTAGGCGCTGTTTACCTGGATAGAGGTTATTATTTTTGCAGGAAATTTGTCCTTTCTCGTATTATCTCGCCCCATTTTGACCTGGATAATATTATCAATACCACCATTAACTTTAAGAGTAAAATCATTGAATGGTCCCAAAAAGAAAACCGTGAGGTGGACTTTTTGCTCAAATCCATTACCGGAAGCCAAAGGTTCAAAGAATTTACTGTGGAATTAAAAATAGATCAGGAATTTTTTACAGAAGGAAAAGGCCCTACCAAAAAGAAAGCGGAACAGGAAGCAGCAAAAAATGCCTGCGAAAAACTTAAATTGGCTATTTAG
- the fabF gene encoding beta-ketoacyl-ACP synthase II has protein sequence MNLKRVVVTGLGALTPIGNTAQEYWEGLSNGVSGAAPITKFDASLFKTQFACEVKNLNIEQFIDRKEARKMDPFTQYAMIVSDEAIKDSGLDLDKIDLTKAGVIWGSGIGGLKTFQDEVTSFSTGDGTPRFSPFFIPKMIADISAGFISIKYGFQGPNFVTVSACASGTNALIDAFNYIRMGKANIFISGGSEAAVTEAGVGGFNALKALSQRNDSPETASRPFDKDRDGFVLGEGAGAIILEEYEHAKARGAKIYAEMVGCGMTADAHHITAPHPEGEGAGNVMKFALEDAGLSPEEVDYINVHGTSTPLGDVSEVKAIQRIFGDHAYKLNVSSTKSMTGHLLGAAGAIEAIASILSIKNDTVPPTINHFTDDEEFDARLNLTFNKAQKRDVNVALSNTFGFGGHNASIIFKKLTE, from the coding sequence ATGAATTTAAAAAGAGTTGTAGTAACTGGTTTGGGTGCCCTTACACCAATAGGCAACACCGCTCAGGAGTACTGGGAAGGGCTGTCTAATGGTGTAAGCGGTGCTGCTCCAATTACTAAATTCGATGCATCCTTATTTAAGACGCAATTTGCCTGCGAGGTAAAAAACCTCAATATAGAGCAATTTATCGATAGAAAAGAAGCCCGGAAAATGGATCCTTTCACGCAATATGCGATGATAGTATCCGATGAAGCCATCAAAGATTCCGGATTGGATTTGGACAAAATCGACCTTACCAAAGCTGGTGTCATTTGGGGCTCAGGCATTGGGGGACTGAAAACTTTTCAGGATGAAGTGACTAGTTTTTCTACTGGAGATGGTACCCCTCGTTTCAGCCCATTCTTTATCCCTAAAATGATTGCTGATATCAGCGCCGGGTTTATTTCCATAAAATATGGTTTTCAGGGTCCTAACTTTGTAACTGTTTCTGCTTGTGCCTCAGGCACCAATGCTCTAATTGATGCATTTAATTACATCAGGATGGGCAAAGCCAACATCTTTATTTCCGGTGGATCTGAAGCTGCGGTTACAGAAGCTGGTGTAGGCGGGTTTAATGCCTTGAAAGCACTTTCCCAGCGGAATGATTCCCCAGAGACTGCTTCCAGGCCTTTTGACAAAGACAGGGATGGATTTGTCCTTGGTGAAGGAGCCGGTGCCATCATTCTTGAAGAATATGAGCATGCCAAAGCCCGTGGAGCCAAAATTTATGCTGAAATGGTAGGTTGCGGTATGACTGCAGATGCTCACCATATAACCGCCCCCCATCCTGAGGGAGAAGGTGCCGGTAATGTGATGAAATTTGCTCTAGAGGATGCCGGACTTAGTCCCGAGGAGGTCGATTATATCAACGTCCATGGTACCTCCACCCCACTCGGGGATGTCAGTGAGGTAAAAGCCATCCAAAGGATTTTTGGAGATCATGCTTATAAATTGAATGTAAGTAGTACCAAATCAATGACCGGACACCTATTGGGTGCTGCCGGAGCCATTGAAGCCATTGCATCTATTTTATCTATTAAAAATGATACGGTACCTCCTACCATCAATCATTTTACAGATGATGAAGAATTTGATGCCAGGTTAAATTTGACTTTTAACAAAGCGCAAAAAAGAGATGTAAATGTAGCTTTGAGTAATACATTTGGATTTGGTGGGCACAATGCTTCTATCATTTTCAAAAAACTAACTGAGTAA
- a CDS encoding acyl carrier protein, translating to MSEIAQKVKAIIVDKLGVEESEVTPEASFTNDLGADSLDTVELIMEFEKEFNISIPDDQAEQIGTVGQAVSYLEANVK from the coding sequence ATGTCTGAAATTGCACAAAAAGTAAAAGCCATTATCGTTGATAAGTTAGGCGTTGAAGAATCTGAAGTTACTCCTGAAGCTAGCTTCACAAATGATCTTGGCGCAGATTCCCTTGATACGGTAGAGCTCATCATGGAATTTGAAAAGGAATTCAACATTTCTATTCCAGACGACCAAGCCGAACAAATCGGAACTGTAGGTCAGGCTGTGAGCTACCTGGAAGCTAACGTAAAATAA
- a CDS encoding IPExxxVDY family protein yields the protein MRKTKLQVEHQYDFDLLGLVAPLRDYKMAWVVNNLLGIRLIKCEDFELEFINQPDLVISQFILEKEHGFIQLLKNRSFSDSGQTLYLVPELKIMDYFLLLQDYTQELNLNLYMEQLSKNKFVQNVVKLDISKLKSKENLLTY from the coding sequence ATGAGGAAAACAAAACTCCAGGTAGAACATCAGTATGATTTTGATCTTTTAGGTCTTGTAGCCCCATTAAGGGATTACAAGATGGCCTGGGTGGTTAATAATTTATTGGGGATTAGGCTTATCAAGTGTGAGGATTTTGAATTGGAGTTTATTAATCAACCCGATTTGGTCATTTCCCAGTTTATTTTGGAAAAAGAACATGGTTTTATTCAACTTTTAAAGAACCGTTCCTTTTCAGATTCGGGACAAACGCTGTATCTTGTGCCGGAATTGAAAATCATGGACTATTTCCTCCTATTACAGGACTATACTCAAGAACTGAATCTGAATTTATATATGGAACAACTTTCCAAAAATAAATTTGTCCAAAATGTGGTCAAACTTGATATATCAAAATTAAAATCGAAAGAAAACCTATTAACCTATTAA
- the pyk gene encoding pyruvate kinase, producing the protein MKVPIFNKTKILATVGPACNNEKTLTDLVYAGADVFRLNFSHGNHEGHAEVIRLIRKINKDNTLNVGILQDLQGPKIRVGEVENNGVEIKDGEPITITTDPVVGTSELISTVYQSLPQDVNEGDKILIDDGNLELVVISTDNNSVKCTVIHGGILKSRKGINLPNTKVSAPSLTEKDKEDLAFGLENEVDWIALSFVRSAEDILELRRRIDEKGKGCKIVAKIEKPEALENIDAIIEATDALMVARGDLGVEVPMEKVPLWQKTIVEKCKLACKPVIIATQMMESMIQNPRPTRAETNDVANAVLDGADAVMLSAETASGKFPVHAVKAMNSVIDHIEKNADIYHNLYKIPEDDNAFLSNNLLLMASRLSRNVKAKAIVGITVSGFTAFRIASHRPLAETFIFTRNKTLITQLSLVWGVRAYFYDKQTSTDGTFQDIQNQLKDEGHVNEGDIIINTASMPLKAKGKTNMLKIHVVD; encoded by the coding sequence ATGAAAGTACCTATCTTTAATAAAACAAAGATTTTGGCTACTGTCGGCCCAGCTTGCAACAATGAAAAAACACTTACTGACTTGGTGTATGCTGGAGCAGATGTATTCCGATTAAACTTTTCCCATGGAAACCATGAGGGACATGCTGAAGTAATCCGCTTGATCCGAAAGATCAACAAAGACAACACCTTAAATGTTGGGATCCTTCAAGACCTTCAGGGACCAAAAATCCGTGTGGGTGAAGTGGAAAATAATGGAGTCGAAATTAAAGATGGTGAGCCAATTACCATTACCACTGATCCTGTCGTGGGCACTTCAGAACTTATTAGTACAGTCTACCAAAGCCTTCCTCAGGATGTAAATGAAGGGGATAAGATTTTGATTGATGATGGTAATCTGGAGCTTGTTGTTATCAGTACAGACAACAATAGCGTGAAATGTACGGTAATCCATGGTGGAATTCTTAAATCCCGAAAAGGAATCAATCTTCCCAATACGAAAGTAAGTGCTCCTTCTTTGACTGAAAAGGACAAAGAAGACTTGGCCTTTGGTCTTGAAAATGAAGTGGATTGGATTGCTTTGTCCTTTGTCAGGTCTGCCGAAGATATCTTGGAGCTAAGAAGAAGAATAGATGAAAAGGGAAAGGGTTGTAAAATTGTTGCCAAAATTGAAAAACCTGAAGCCCTTGAAAATATTGATGCAATCATCGAAGCAACTGATGCATTGATGGTAGCAAGAGGTGACCTTGGGGTGGAAGTGCCAATGGAAAAAGTTCCTTTGTGGCAAAAGACTATCGTTGAAAAATGTAAATTGGCTTGTAAACCTGTGATTATCGCTACCCAAATGATGGAAAGCATGATCCAAAATCCAAGGCCTACCAGAGCTGAAACCAATGATGTGGCCAATGCCGTGTTAGACGGTGCGGATGCAGTAATGCTATCTGCCGAAACTGCTTCCGGTAAATTCCCTGTGCATGCTGTAAAAGCCATGAACAGCGTGATTGATCATATTGAGAAAAATGCGGACATCTATCACAACCTTTATAAGATCCCTGAAGATGACAACGCATTCTTGAGCAATAATCTATTATTGATGGCTTCCAGGCTTTCAAGAAACGTTAAAGCAAAAGCTATAGTAGGGATAACCGTTTCAGGTTTTACCGCCTTCCGTATTGCCTCTCACAGGCCATTAGCAGAAACCTTTATTTTTACCCGTAACAAAACTTTGATTACCCAATTGAGTTTGGTATGGGGAGTAAGGGCATATTTCTATGATAAGCAAACTTCGACTGATGGGACCTTCCAGGATATTCAGAATCAGCTGAAAGATGAGGGACATGTAAATGAAGGCGATATTATCATTAATACGGCAAGTATGCCGCTAAAAGCTAAAGGAAAAACCAATATGCTTAAAATCCACGTTGTGGACTAA
- a CDS encoding NFACT RNA binding domain-containing protein, with translation MHLNYHFFKFLCPALQRELVGFQLLECFSQNKDELIMGFAREGKSQYIRANLSPSNPCISFPEEYARSKKNSVDLFPEAKGEVVQSFEVLPFERAFTLQFESGALFLFKLHGNRSNILLFPQKEAFPSGLFRGELQDDHSLTLSSLFKDLSITKERFVELEGNASKFLPTLGKIPRTWLKDKGYIAADLENKWTLMQEMLDMLSSPLFSICREKGQYYLSLLPEENPIFTTENPIEACNEYFKFAIVHHAFDQEKHQIQKQLEEQKKKTHAYLKKTTQKLLSLQKGKPLNQIADIIMANLHQIPKRAEKVTLFDFYENKEIVIKLKDGVSPQKQAENLYRKSKNRKIEEQQLLNNISEKETHFLELEELLEELNEIKDFKTLRQFAKTNGLGPKHKEKEERIPFKRFEFDGFEILVGKSAKANDEMLRYYSWKDDLWLHAKDVSGSHVIIKYKSGLTFPKTTIERAAEMAAYYSKNKNETLAPVIYTPCKYVRKVKGSPAGAVMVDKEKVVMVPPKGPE, from the coding sequence ATGCATTTAAATTATCATTTCTTCAAATTCCTTTGCCCTGCCCTCCAACGGGAGCTGGTTGGATTTCAACTATTGGAATGTTTTTCCCAAAATAAAGATGAACTAATCATGGGTTTTGCCAGGGAGGGAAAAAGCCAGTATATCAGGGCCAACTTATCCCCTTCCAATCCCTGCATTAGTTTTCCGGAGGAATATGCCCGAAGTAAAAAGAACAGTGTGGATTTATTTCCCGAAGCAAAGGGAGAAGTAGTCCAGTCCTTTGAAGTTTTGCCTTTTGAAAGAGCATTTACACTGCAATTTGAATCTGGTGCATTATTCCTTTTCAAACTCCATGGAAACAGAAGTAATATACTGTTGTTTCCTCAAAAAGAGGCCTTTCCTTCCGGCCTTTTCAGAGGAGAGCTCCAAGATGATCATTCATTGACCCTTTCTTCCCTTTTTAAGGATTTGTCTATTACAAAAGAAAGATTTGTGGAGTTGGAAGGGAATGCCTCGAAGTTTTTGCCTACCCTAGGAAAAATCCCCAGAACATGGTTAAAGGACAAAGGGTATATAGCGGCTGACCTGGAAAACAAATGGACTTTGATGCAAGAAATGTTGGATATGCTCAGCAGTCCTCTTTTCTCTATTTGCCGGGAAAAGGGTCAGTATTACCTCAGCCTATTACCGGAAGAAAATCCCATTTTCACAACAGAGAATCCCATCGAAGCCTGCAATGAATACTTTAAATTTGCGATTGTCCATCATGCTTTTGACCAGGAAAAGCACCAAATTCAAAAGCAATTGGAGGAACAAAAAAAGAAAACCCATGCTTACTTAAAAAAAACGACCCAAAAGCTTTTATCTCTTCAAAAGGGTAAACCGCTAAACCAAATAGCGGATATCATTATGGCCAATCTCCATCAAATTCCAAAAAGAGCGGAAAAGGTCACCCTATTTGATTTTTATGAAAACAAAGAAATTGTCATCAAACTTAAAGATGGGGTTTCTCCTCAAAAACAGGCGGAAAATCTTTACCGAAAATCCAAAAACAGGAAAATTGAAGAACAACAACTTCTAAATAACATTTCCGAAAAGGAAACCCATTTCCTGGAGCTGGAAGAATTATTAGAGGAATTGAATGAGATAAAAGATTTTAAAACATTAAGGCAATTTGCCAAGACAAATGGTCTAGGTCCCAAACACAAAGAAAAAGAGGAACGGATTCCATTCAAAAGGTTTGAATTTGATGGATTTGAAATCCTGGTGGGGAAATCTGCCAAAGCCAATGATGAAATGCTCCGGTATTACAGCTGGAAGGATGATTTATGGCTTCATGCCAAGGATGTTTCCGGTTCCCATGTAATTATCAAGTATAAATCTGGATTAACTTTCCCCAAAACAACAATTGAAAGAGCAGCAGAAATGGCTGCTTATTATTCTAAAAACAAAAATGAAACTTTGGCGCCTGTTATTTATACCCCTTGTAAATATGTAAGGAAAGTTAAGGGATCTCCTGCCGGGGCAGTGATGGTAGATAAAGAAAAGGTAGTAATGGTTCCTCCAAAAGGGCCAGAATAA
- a CDS encoding MBL fold metallo-hydrolase — MKITFLGTGTSQGVPVIGCNCEVCSSLDYRDKRLRSSILIEIDGKHFVIDTGPDFRQQMLRENVERLDAVIYTHEHKDHTAGLDDIRPFNFMQMKDMPVYGTRPVLNQIEKEFSYIFAAKKYPGVPRVITHEIKNKPFEVHGVNFQPIEVLHYKLPVFGYRIQDFTYITDAKSISSEELNKIKGSKILVLNTLQIKEHLSHLTLEEALEIVHLIKPEKAYFTHISHKLGTHHDIEQLLPDQVYLAYDGLKITLD, encoded by the coding sequence TTGAAAATCACCTTTTTAGGAACAGGAACTTCCCAAGGAGTTCCCGTTATTGGCTGTAATTGTGAAGTATGTTCTTCCCTGGACTACCGGGACAAACGTTTAAGAAGCTCCATCCTTATAGAAATTGATGGCAAACATTTTGTGATCGACACTGGCCCTGACTTCAGGCAGCAAATGCTCCGTGAAAACGTAGAGCGCCTGGATGCTGTCATTTATACCCATGAGCATAAAGACCATACTGCCGGACTGGATGACATCCGGCCATTTAATTTTATGCAAATGAAAGATATGCCCGTCTATGGGACACGCCCTGTCCTCAACCAGATAGAAAAGGAATTCTCTTACATTTTTGCAGCAAAAAAATACCCAGGAGTCCCCAGGGTAATTACCCATGAAATAAAAAACAAGCCTTTTGAGGTCCATGGGGTAAACTTCCAACCCATCGAAGTCTTACATTATAAACTACCGGTCTTTGGTTACCGCATCCAGGATTTCACCTATATCACAGATGCCAAATCGATTTCCTCCGAAGAATTAAATAAAATAAAAGGCAGCAAAATATTGGTACTAAACACCCTTCAAATCAAAGAACATTTATCCCATTTGACATTGGAGGAAGCACTGGAAATCGTCCACCTGATCAAACCGGAAAAAGCCTATTTCACCCATATAAGCCATAAATTGGGCACCCACCATGACATCGAGCAACTTTTGCCTGATCAAGTGTACCTAGCCTATGATGGCTTAAAGATTACCCTGGATTAA
- a CDS encoding response regulator: MSDTKKVLVAEDSSVIINLTKNVLMFENFQITAVKNGKQVLDKLQKEDFDLILMDINMPVMNGIECTKAIRALKDSEKAKIPIVAITGNYQNFTMDEFKQAGLDDYLQKPLDYDLLLSTVKKHMPQS; the protein is encoded by the coding sequence ATGAGTGATACGAAAAAAGTACTGGTTGCCGAAGATAGTTCTGTCATCATCAATTTGACCAAAAACGTTTTGATGTTTGAAAACTTTCAGATTACAGCTGTTAAAAATGGCAAACAAGTATTGGATAAACTCCAAAAGGAAGATTTTGACCTTATCCTGATGGATATCAATATGCCAGTAATGAATGGGATCGAATGCACCAAAGCCATCCGGGCCCTCAAGGACAGCGAAAAGGCAAAAATCCCTATTGTCGCAATCACAGGAAATTACCAGAATTTCACCATGGATGAATTTAAACAGGCTGGGCTTGATGATTATCTTCAAAAGCCATTAGATTATGATCTCTTGCTAAGCACGGTAAAAAAACACATGCCCCAATCATAA